The following proteins are co-located in the Malus sylvestris chromosome 13, drMalSylv7.2, whole genome shotgun sequence genome:
- the LOC126596459 gene encoding protein REGULATOR OF FATTY ACID COMPOSITION 3, chloroplastic-like, translated as MGALTYSFSGVSLTPTALKPVGTNGSSSRNQNSGLKLSNGYSSFSSRRPFPAQKLSVGVRRSVIVGARKNSNKEKNKEDNHSFASKPDEATGPFPESVLLRQKKVQEDGNLVPEFADAEEEKVYEFLKLQLQSDLNEERMRHYELVYLIHEKHAKEVGSVKEKIEEFLGQKKARIWRVSDWGMRRLAYQIKKAKNAYYVLMNFEMEAKWINDFKTMLDKDERVIRHLVIKRDEAITEDCPPPPEFHTLGGGTDSDEEEEDDMEYDDEEYEDEDGIIIVDADNDDIEERVEQLV; from the exons ATGGGGGCACTCACATACTCCTTCTCTGGCGTTTCTCTCACTCCAACGGCTCTAAAACCGGTCGGCACAAATGGGTCCTCCTCCAGAAACCAAAATTCGGGCTTGAAATTGTCAAATGGGTACTCGTCGTTTTCTTCTCGCCGGCCATTTCCCGCTCAGAAGCTCTCAGTCGGAGTGAGAAGGTCGGTGATTGTTGGTGCGAGGAAGAACAGCAACAAGGAGAAGAATAAGGAAGACAATCACAGCTTTGCATCGAAACCGGATGAGGCCACTGGGCCTTTCCCTGAATCTGTGCTGCTTAGACAG AAGAAAGTTCAGGAAGATGGTAATCTTGTCCCCGAGTTTGCTGATGCCGAAGAAG AGAAGGTGTATGAATTTTTGAAGCTTCAGCTGCAAAGCGATTTGAATGAGGAACGAA TGCGCCACTATGAACTGGTTTATCTGATTCATGAGAAGCATGCGAAAGAGGTTGGGAGTGTCAAGGAGAAaattgaag AGTTTCTAGGGCAGAAAAAAGCCAGGATATGGAGAGTGAGTGATTGGGGAATGCGAAGACTAGCATACCAAATAAAGAAAGCGAAGAACGCTTACTATGTTTTGATGAACTTTGAGATGGAAGCCAAATGGATAAATGACTTCAAGACCATGCTAGACAAGGATGAGAGAGTCATTCGGCATCTTGTGATCAAGAGGGACGAGGCAATCACAGAAGACTGCCCTCCTCCTCCTGAGTTTCACACCCTCGGTGGAGGTACAGattctgatgaagaagaagaggatgatATGGAGTATGATGACGAAGaatatgaagatgaagatgggatTATCATTGTCGACGCTGACAATGATGATATAGAAGAAAGGGTAGAACAACTAGTGTAG